From Bacteroidota bacterium, one genomic window encodes:
- a CDS encoding diaminopimelate decarboxylase has translation MSPHFNLPSAILQQNKTPFYFYNTLLLEQTLQLIVQEASKYKYAVHYALKANSNNKILDIINKHGLGADCVSGNEVKKAIEIGFGSSHVVFAGVGKSDDEINFALDQNIFCFNCESIQEIEVINQLAENKGKIAPIALRINPNVDARTHHYITTGLEENKFGINRWELKSVMELINKLKAV, from the coding sequence ATGAGCCCACATTTCAATTTACCTTCTGCAATTTTACAGCAAAATAAAACACCGTTTTATTTTTACAATACATTGCTATTAGAGCAAACACTTCAATTGATTGTTCAGGAAGCCAGTAAGTATAAATACGCTGTGCATTATGCTCTAAAAGCTAATTCAAACAACAAGATACTAGACATAATAAATAAACACGGTTTAGGTGCTGATTGTGTAAGTGGAAATGAAGTTAAAAAGGCAATTGAAATTGGGTTTGGCTCATCACATGTGGTATTTGCAGGCGTTGGTAAGTCGGACGATGAAATAAATTTTGCACTTGACCAAAATATTTTTTGTTTCAATTGTGAGTCTATTCAGGAGATAGAAGTTATAAATCAGTTGGCTGAAAACAAAGGTAAGATAGCACCAATAGCTTTACGCATCAATCCCAATGTGGATGCACGCACCCATCATTACATTACTACTGGGCTTGAAGAGAATAAATTTGGTATAAATAGGTGGGAGCTGAAAAGTGTTATGGAACTTATAAATAAACTAAAAGCCGTAAA
- a CDS encoding aspartate kinase, whose translation MLKVLKFGGTSVGSTERMKSVANLINDAQPKIVVLSAMSGTTNFLVDIANLLYEKKHAQAKELINELETKYSQVVLELYKKQENVEKGNELVKNHFDYLRSFTLDLFTIHEERVIVAQGELLSTALFHFYLGEIGVDSVLLPALNFMRIDENEEPDLEYIEKYLKFELNKYPGKSLFITQGYICRNSFGQIDNLKRGGSDYTATLVGAALRSDEIQIWTDIDGMHNNDPRVVDKTRPVTELSFDEAAELAYFGAKILHPTCVLPAQKRKVPVRLLNTMQPKAQGTLITEHAKGSAIKAVAAKDGITAIKIKSGRMLLAYGFLKTVFEVFERYKTPIDMITTSEVAVSLTIDNSLHLDKIVEDLQKFGFVEVDKEQTIVCIVGDFSASSQGYASKVFDSLKHIPIRMISYGGSKHNISILVDSKLKKDTLVALNNGLFDFTSLKEVV comes from the coding sequence ATGCTAAAAGTATTAAAATTCGGTGGAACATCCGTTGGTTCCACAGAGCGAATGAAGTCTGTAGCCAATCTAATTAACGATGCACAGCCCAAAATAGTTGTTTTGTCTGCCATGTCAGGTACCACAAATTTTTTGGTTGATATTGCAAATCTACTATATGAAAAGAAGCATGCACAGGCAAAGGAATTAATCAATGAATTGGAAACCAAATATTCTCAAGTTGTACTTGAGTTATATAAAAAACAAGAAAATGTTGAGAAAGGAAATGAGTTAGTAAAGAATCATTTCGACTATTTACGTTCTTTTACCTTAGATTTATTTACTATTCATGAAGAGCGAGTTATTGTTGCGCAAGGAGAATTATTATCTACAGCATTATTTCACTTTTATTTAGGTGAAATTGGTGTTGATTCGGTATTGTTGCCTGCACTTAATTTTATGCGGATTGATGAGAATGAAGAACCAGACTTAGAATACATTGAAAAATATTTAAAGTTTGAGTTAAATAAATATCCTGGCAAAAGTTTATTCATTACCCAAGGTTATATATGCCGAAATTCGTTTGGACAGATTGATAATTTAAAGAGAGGAGGAAGTGATTATACTGCAACGCTTGTTGGTGCAGCGCTTCGTTCCGATGAAATACAAATTTGGACGGACATTGATGGCATGCATAATAACGACCCAAGGGTAGTTGATAAAACAAGACCCGTAACAGAGCTCTCGTTTGATGAAGCTGCTGAGTTGGCGTATTTTGGGGCTAAAATCTTGCATCCTACTTGTGTATTACCTGCACAAAAAAGAAAAGTTCCTGTTAGATTATTAAATACTATGCAGCCTAAGGCTCAAGGGACATTAATAACAGAACATGCTAAAGGTTCTGCTATAAAGGCTGTAGCAGCAAAAGATGGAATTACAGCCATTAAAATAAAATCGGGACGAATGCTTTTGGCGTATGGTTTTTTAAAAACAGTATTCGAGGTTTTTGAAAGATACAAAACTCCAATTGATATGATTACTACATCGGAGGTGGCTGTGTCGCTAACAATTGATAATTCTTTACACTTAGATAAAATAGTGGAAGATTTGCAAAAATTTGGTTTTGTTGAAGTTGATAAAGAGCAAACCATTGTATGTATTGTTGGCGATTTTTCGGCAAGTTCACAAGGGTATGCATCGAAAGTATTCGACTCACTTAAGCACATTCCAATTCGAATGATATCCTACGGAGGAAGTAAACACAATATTTCTATTTTAGTTGATTCGAAGTTGAAAAAAGATACTCTTGTTGCCTTAAATAACGGATTGTTCGATTTTACTTCTTTAAAAGAGGTTGTTTAA
- a CDS encoding putative DNA binding domain-containing protein: protein MNIRKLITQGESETVEFKQSFNKQEISETLSAMANRNGGVILIGVTNNGEVKGVQLGKETLQEWLNQIGQTTEPRLIPSLLEFKTKGKSVVAIEIAPYPIKPVSCNGRCYLRVTSSNKQLNAKEIADLHLQTTHNSWDTFLAADVELSDINLNFVKQFFARIKLSGRRNLAGTGSIIETLQKLKLLAKGKVTWAAFLLFKKNRHALPATAIRIVRFKGDTTIIDDNFIEQPLFNIIEPTIAAIRKNLRVQYIITGKPQRDEIWEYPLDAIREAVVNAICHRDYVHNADIQIKIFDDHMSIWNPGKLPYNITIKDLLNNEHSSNPRNKLIAQAFYDMGEVERIGSGIKRIMDACEKSKLPMPEIKEAEGGFYVIFRRPKENIYNPSFENAVSLNEPFTKHYNTPEPLKNRQVEVINYVKKHSRITNSEYQALFNVSHRTAARELSDLITKNILNRVGVTGKGTFYVLKNTNVP, encoded by the coding sequence ATGAATATTCGTAAACTTATAACACAAGGCGAAAGCGAAACAGTAGAGTTTAAACAAAGTTTCAATAAGCAAGAGATTAGCGAAACGCTATCGGCTATGGCTAATCGCAATGGAGGTGTTATTCTGATAGGGGTAACAAATAATGGCGAAGTTAAAGGAGTACAGCTTGGGAAAGAAACACTACAAGAATGGCTTAATCAAATTGGGCAAACTACCGAACCTAGGCTTATTCCATCCTTACTAGAGTTTAAGACAAAGGGCAAATCAGTGGTTGCCATCGAAATAGCTCCATATCCCATAAAACCTGTTAGTTGTAATGGTCGCTGTTATCTTAGAGTAACCAGTAGCAACAAACAGCTTAATGCGAAAGAGATTGCAGATTTGCATTTACAAACTACCCATAATAGTTGGGATACCTTTTTAGCAGCCGATGTTGAGCTATCGGATATAAATCTAAATTTTGTCAAGCAATTTTTTGCGAGAATAAAATTATCAGGAAGGCGCAATTTAGCTGGCACCGGAAGTATTATTGAAACACTTCAAAAGCTAAAACTACTAGCTAAGGGAAAGGTAACATGGGCCGCCTTTTTATTGTTTAAGAAAAATAGACACGCCCTACCCGCCACGGCAATAAGAATAGTGCGTTTTAAGGGCGATACAACAATTATAGACGATAATTTTATAGAACAACCTTTATTCAACATAATTGAACCAACAATAGCAGCCATTAGAAAAAATTTAAGGGTACAATATATTATTACAGGAAAGCCACAAAGAGATGAAATATGGGAATATCCTCTTGATGCAATACGCGAAGCGGTTGTAAATGCTATTTGCCACAGAGACTATGTTCATAATGCAGATATTCAAATTAAAATATTTGATGACCACATGAGTATTTGGAATCCGGGCAAACTCCCCTATAATATTACCATAAAAGATTTACTTAATAATGAGCACAGCTCCAATCCTAGAAACAAACTAATAGCTCAAGCTTTTTATGATATGGGAGAAGTAGAAAGAATTGGAAGCGGTATAAAACGTATAATGGATGCATGCGAAAAATCAAAACTTCCAATGCCAGAAATAAAAGAAGCGGAAGGTGGATTTTATGTAATTTTTAGACGCCCTAAAGAAAATATTTATAATCCCAGTTTTGAAAATGCAGTTTCTTTAAACGAGCCATTTACAAAACATTATAATACTCCTGAACCGTTAAAAAATCGCCAAGTAGAAGTGATTAATTATGTAAAAAAGCATAGTCGCATTACAAATTCAGAATACCAAGCCCTGTTTAATGTTTCTCATCGTACAGCTGCAAGAGAGTTGTCTGATTTAATTACTAAAAATATTTTAAACCGCGTTGGAGTAACCGGAAAGGGGACCTTTTATGTATTAAAAAACACCAACGTGCCATAA
- the rlmD gene encoding 23S rRNA (uracil(1939)-C(5))-methyltransferase RlmD translates to MNTKIIENLQVIDISSEGLAVAKHNELVIFIANAVPGDIIDVEITRKKNKYAEGKAIKFHSYSEKRANPACSHFGVCGGCKWQNIDYKYQLEFKQKQVVDALTRIGKIDIKEIRSIKPSANHYNYRNKLEFTFSAKKWLTNEQIKSEEKFENRNGLGFHIPRMFDKVLDIDKCYLQDDFSNDVRDTVKEYALQNNVSFYDIREQKGLLRNLLIRNTTIGEWMVAVVFFENEKEVIEGLMNHLKSTFPQITSLLYFINHKKNDTVGDLPFTVFSGKDHIVEKFGEIEYKIGPKSFFQTNPVQAHEMYKAVLDLADLKGNELVYDLYTGTGSIANFVAHKALAVVGIEYVKEATDDAKYNSEINKITNTSFFAGDMKDILTTDFVAANGKPDVIITDPPRAGMHEDVVNRIKEIVPDKIVYVSCNPATQARDLALLKELYEVVLIQPFDMFPHTTHVENIALLHKR, encoded by the coding sequence ATGAATACGAAGATTATAGAAAATTTACAAGTAATTGATATTAGCTCGGAAGGCTTGGCTGTGGCTAAACATAATGAGTTGGTTATTTTTATTGCAAATGCGGTACCCGGTGATATTATTGATGTGGAAATTACACGGAAAAAAAATAAGTATGCCGAGGGGAAAGCAATTAAATTTCACTCGTATTCCGAAAAGCGAGCTAACCCGGCTTGCAGCCACTTTGGTGTTTGTGGAGGATGCAAATGGCAAAACATTGATTATAAATACCAATTAGAGTTCAAGCAAAAGCAGGTTGTTGATGCACTTACAAGAATTGGCAAAATTGATATAAAGGAAATAAGGTCAATTAAGCCTTCTGCAAATCATTACAACTATAGAAATAAATTGGAGTTTACTTTTTCAGCAAAAAAGTGGCTTACCAACGAACAAATAAAAAGCGAAGAGAAGTTTGAAAATAGGAATGGTCTTGGATTCCATATTCCACGAATGTTTGATAAGGTGTTGGATATTGACAAGTGTTATTTACAAGACGATTTTTCCAATGATGTAAGGGATACTGTTAAGGAATATGCACTACAAAACAACGTGTCCTTTTATGATATCCGCGAGCAAAAAGGGTTGTTGCGGAATTTGTTGATTCGAAATACAACTATTGGTGAATGGATGGTGGCCGTTGTGTTTTTTGAAAACGAGAAAGAGGTAATTGAAGGATTGATGAATCATTTGAAATCTACTTTTCCGCAAATTACAAGTTTGCTTTACTTTATTAATCATAAAAAGAATGATACTGTTGGCGATTTACCTTTTACTGTGTTTTCTGGCAAAGATCATATTGTAGAAAAATTTGGCGAAATAGAATACAAGATTGGGCCTAAATCTTTTTTTCAAACAAATCCTGTTCAAGCGCATGAAATGTACAAAGCTGTGCTCGATTTAGCTGATTTAAAAGGCAATGAATTGGTATATGACTTATATACAGGAACAGGTTCTATTGCAAATTTCGTTGCTCATAAAGCGCTTGCCGTTGTTGGGATTGAATATGTAAAAGAGGCAACTGATGATGCAAAATACAATTCAGAAATAAATAAAATTACCAACACTTCTTTCTTTGCTGGGGATATGAAAGATATTTTAACAACAGATTTTGTTGCTGCAAATGGAAAGCCAGATGTAATAATTACAGATCCTCCAAGAGCAGGCATGCACGAAGATGTTGTAAATCGTATCAAAGAAATAGTGCCCGATAAAATTGTTTATGTAAGCTGTAATCCTGCTACTCAGGCAAGAGACCTAGCATTGTTAAAAGAGCTGTATGAGGTTGTGTTAATTCAACCGTTCGATATGTTTCCTCATACTACCCATGTTGAGAACATAGCGTTGTTGCATAAAAGATAG
- the rocD gene encoding ornithine--oxo-acid transaminase: protein MKNKTSDYYINLEEKHGAHNYHPLPVVLEKGEGVYVWDVEGKKYFDFLSAYSAVNQGHSHPKIVNALIEQTKKLSLTSRAFYNSSLGEYEEFITTYFGFDKVLPMNTGAEAVETALKLCRKWAYEVKNVPSNQAKIIVCENNFHGRTISIISASTDADSTSNFGPYTPGILKIPYNNSEALESLLKSDKTIAGFLVEPIQGEAGVIVPDKGYLKTCYAICKKYNVLFIADEIQSGLGRTGKRLACDHEQVKPDILILGKALSGGTYPVSAVLTSNEIMLTIKPGQHGSTYGGNPVACKVAIAAIKVLEEEEMYKNSEELGKILTAELENIKEKSSFVKAVRAKGLWAAIEIDSTKGKSAWDVCIDLKNNGLLAKPTHETIIRLAPPLCITKDELLECIAIIKKCC from the coding sequence ATGAAAAATAAAACCTCCGATTATTATATTAATTTAGAAGAGAAACACGGTGCTCACAATTACCACCCACTTCCGGTTGTTCTAGAAAAAGGAGAAGGTGTGTATGTTTGGGATGTAGAGGGTAAAAAATATTTTGATTTTTTATCTGCTTATTCGGCCGTTAATCAAGGGCACTCGCACCCTAAAATTGTGAATGCACTTATCGAACAAACTAAAAAATTAAGTTTAACATCCAGAGCTTTTTACAATTCATCGTTAGGTGAGTACGAAGAATTTATTACCACTTATTTTGGTTTTGATAAAGTGCTACCAATGAATACAGGAGCAGAAGCTGTTGAAACAGCCTTAAAGCTTTGTCGCAAATGGGCTTATGAGGTAAAAAACGTTCCTTCTAACCAAGCAAAAATTATAGTTTGTGAAAATAATTTTCATGGGCGAACGATTTCAATTATCTCAGCTTCTACAGATGCCGACTCTACGTCAAATTTTGGGCCCTATACTCCGGGGATTTTAAAAATTCCATATAACAATAGTGAAGCATTAGAATCGCTGCTAAAAAGCGACAAAACCATTGCAGGATTTTTAGTAGAACCAATACAAGGAGAAGCGGGTGTAATTGTGCCAGATAAAGGATATCTAAAAACGTGTTACGCAATATGCAAAAAATACAATGTACTATTTATTGCAGACGAAATTCAATCAGGGCTAGGCAGAACAGGAAAACGTTTGGCTTGCGACCATGAACAAGTAAAACCCGATATTTTGATTTTGGGAAAAGCACTATCCGGTGGTACGTATCCTGTTTCGGCTGTTTTAACATCTAATGAAATTATGCTTACCATAAAACCAGGTCAGCATGGTTCTACATATGGCGGAAATCCTGTTGCTTGCAAAGTAGCGATTGCAGCTATAAAAGTTTTGGAAGAAGAAGAAATGTATAAAAACTCCGAAGAGCTTGGAAAAATTTTAACTGCAGAATTAGAAAACATAAAGGAAAAATCATCTTTTGTAAAAGCAGTACGTGCAAAAGGCTTGTGGGCAGCCATAGAAATAGATTCCACAAAAGGTAAATCTGCATGGGACGTTTGTATTGATTTAAAAAATAACGGGTTGCTTGCCAAACCAACTCACGAAACAATCATACGCCTTGCCCCTCCTCTATGTATTACCAAGGACGAGTTATTGGAGTGTATTGCAATTATCAAAAAGTGTTGCTAA
- a CDS encoding T9SS type A sorting domain-containing protein, whose product MLLKLSAQDTKLSVLPTGMYLIKIENEGVSSAKKIIISK is encoded by the coding sequence TTGTTGTTAAAATTAAGTGCGCAAGATACAAAATTATCAGTGCTTCCCACAGGAATGTATTTGATAAAAATAGAAAATGAAGGTGTTTCTTCTGCTAAGAAAATAATTATTTCTAAATAG
- a CDS encoding DUF3575 domain-containing protein, with product MKKTVYSFLLVSILALPALAQEPTPAMATDSTTVPAPPAVVMNTEKPKSIHPNVIKLNLFGLGATSFNFQYERALHKNISVALGVGFLPSRGLPSILTDNDSSGTLSQMKLSGFSITPEFRFYPGKKQEKQAPKGFYIAPYLRYSKYSMSTSFLFEDSTGSGISKIPVDMKISFSGIGGGLMFGCQWLIKERVSIDWWIIGFHGGASNITGEVSSYVIAQDPDEFKEQLDEIEIPFGSATSSVSGDKASLKITTPFAGIRGGLCIGFAF from the coding sequence ATGAAAAAAACAGTTTACTCCTTTTTGCTAGTTTCTATTCTTGCATTGCCTGCATTGGCGCAAGAGCCAACACCGGCAATGGCTACCGATTCAACAACAGTGCCGGCTCCTCCTGCAGTGGTTATGAATACAGAAAAACCAAAATCTATCCATCCGAATGTTATAAAACTAAACCTCTTTGGATTGGGTGCAACAAGTTTTAATTTTCAATATGAAAGAGCTTTACACAAAAACATATCAGTTGCTCTAGGTGTTGGATTTTTACCTTCTCGTGGTTTACCTTCAATTTTAACAGACAACGATAGCAGCGGAACACTTTCTCAAATGAAGTTGAGTGGATTTTCCATCACACCTGAATTTCGATTCTATCCTGGTAAGAAACAGGAAAAGCAAGCCCCAAAGGGATTTTATATTGCTCCATATCTTCGTTATTCTAAATACAGCATGTCAACTTCTTTCCTTTTTGAGGACTCAACTGGTAGTGGTATTAGCAAAATTCCGGTGGATATGAAAATTTCTTTTTCTGGTATAGGTGGAGGATTAATGTTTGGCTGTCAGTGGTTAATAAAAGAACGTGTTTCTATAGACTGGTGGATAATTGGATTCCATGGCGGAGCATCAAACATAACGGGTGAAGTGTCTAGTTATGTTATAGCGCAAGACCCGGATGAATTTAAAGAGCAGTTGGATGAAATTGAAATTCCGTTTGGTTCTGCTACAAGCAGCGTTTCTGGAGACAAAGCCTCGTTAAAAATCACTACGCCATTTGCTGGAATAAGAGGCGGTTTGTGTATTGGATTTGCTTTCTAA
- the upp gene encoding uracil phosphoribosyltransferase → MVTVFNTHNTILNNYIAEMRDVSIQKDALRFRKNIERIGQLMAYEISKKITYSSAQITTPLGLAKENVIAEQPVLATILRAGLPFHYGMLSVFDKAENAFITAFRKYSSETEFSVEIQYMACPDLTGKTLILCDPMLASGSSMFGVYEKMLKNGKPAKVHIASIIASQKAVDFVSSKFGTDVDIWIGAVDKELNSHSYIVPGLGDAGDLAFGEKL, encoded by the coding sequence ATGGTTACAGTCTTCAATACCCATAATACTATTCTGAATAATTATATAGCAGAAATGCGCGATGTATCTATTCAAAAGGATGCTTTGCGATTTAGAAAAAACATTGAACGCATAGGCCAGTTAATGGCGTATGAGATAAGTAAAAAAATTACATACTCATCTGCGCAAATTACTACTCCTTTGGGCTTAGCAAAAGAGAATGTTATAGCTGAGCAGCCTGTTTTAGCCACTATATTGCGTGCCGGACTGCCTTTTCATTATGGAATGTTGTCTGTGTTTGACAAAGCTGAAAATGCCTTTATTACAGCCTTTAGGAAGTATTCTAGCGAAACTGAATTTAGTGTCGAAATACAATATATGGCATGCCCTGATTTGACTGGGAAAACCTTAATTCTTTGCGACCCAATGTTGGCAAGTGGTTCATCTATGTTTGGGGTGTATGAAAAAATGTTAAAGAATGGGAAGCCGGCAAAAGTGCACATTGCATCAATTATAGCGAGCCAGAAGGCGGTTGACTTTGTATCGTCTAAGTTTGGGACGGATGTAGATATATGGATTGGAGCGGTTGATAAAGAATTGAATTCGCATTCCTATATAGTTCCGGGATTAGGTGATGCCGGAGATTTAGCATTTGGAGAAAAATTATGA
- a CDS encoding GNAT family N-acetyltransferase: MWKVISSSNIDKKRWDKAITESFNSSVLALSWYLDSTNPKWQALVFNDYEAVFPLSVGKKFGVSYLYQPHFTNYFDVYTSNKSIYTKLLQEALVKITSDYKFIDVNIPTVGYLGQVKLTAKHSQMLQLNQSHSDSVKKYSENTVRNIKKAQKNIFALHTAIEAEDFVRLFKKYTHKKISAYNSKEYKMMIEIMKQSTANGVGKIYVLKKEQEVIAASYYLVWQNRVLYFKGFTTEVGKSIGAMHYIMDKVIKEYQNKDFVLDFGGSNVDSVARFNKGFGAVDYTYLNFKYNKLPRIISVFKK, translated from the coding sequence ATGTGGAAAGTAATTTCTTCTTCCAATATTGATAAAAAGCGCTGGGATAAAGCGATTACAGAGAGTTTTAATTCGAGTGTGTTGGCATTGAGTTGGTATTTAGATAGTACAAATCCTAAATGGCAAGCATTGGTGTTTAATGATTATGAGGCCGTTTTTCCGCTATCGGTGGGGAAAAAATTTGGAGTATCTTATTTATATCAACCACATTTTACCAATTATTTTGATGTTTATACCAGCAATAAAAGTATATACACCAAACTCTTACAAGAAGCATTGGTTAAAATAACTTCTGATTATAAGTTTATAGATGTCAATATTCCTACTGTTGGATACTTGGGTCAAGTAAAGCTTACAGCAAAGCATTCTCAGATGTTGCAGCTTAATCAGTCGCATTCTGATAGCGTGAAGAAATATTCAGAAAATACGGTTCGGAATATAAAGAAAGCTCAAAAGAATATTTTTGCTCTACATACGGCAATTGAGGCGGAAGACTTTGTTCGCTTGTTTAAAAAATATACACATAAAAAGATTAGCGCATACAACTCCAAGGAGTATAAAATGATGATTGAAATTATGAAACAATCTACTGCTAATGGCGTTGGGAAGATTTATGTATTGAAAAAGGAGCAGGAAGTTATTGCAGCTTCGTATTATCTTGTTTGGCAAAACAGAGTCTTGTATTTTAAAGGATTTACAACCGAAGTAGGGAAAAGTATTGGTGCCATGCATTACATCATGGATAAGGTTATTAAAGAGTATCAAAACAAAGATTTTGTTTTAGATTTTGGAGGCTCTAATGTCGATTCTGTTGCTCGATTTAACAAGGGCTTCGGTGCAGTTGATTATACATATTTAAATTTTAAGTATAATAAACTTCCTAGAATAATTTCAGTATTTAAAAAATAA
- a CDS encoding polysaccharide deacetylase family protein, which yields MALVSSNMNIYITLDYELYFGTKVGSAEKCMLFPTNRLIEIAKKHKVCFTFFVDAGYLVKLKQLKGKFKQLENDYASVTHQIKNLVALGHDVQLHVHPHWEDAYYNGSEWSMDVSRYKISDFSDEEAEQIILKYADELLQVTQKPLHTFRAGGWCIQPFAKFRNALSKIGVKIDSTVYKGGKQVLANYNYDFTNCPDMHEWRFSNDVTVEDKNGDFLELPIYSEKIAPFFFWKLFLLGRLNPKEHKSIGDGYSISVKGYRKKMLTQFTLNCANIEGYFASLLEKQSENAEKKGVANMVVIGHPKALTHYSLKKLDEYLQNNIRKYNFTTFSQQFFK from the coding sequence ATGGCATTAGTAAGTAGCAACATGAATATTTATATCACACTTGATTACGAATTGTATTTTGGCACTAAAGTTGGGAGTGCCGAAAAGTGTATGCTTTTCCCAACAAATAGACTTATTGAAATAGCTAAAAAGCATAAGGTGTGCTTTACCTTTTTTGTAGATGCAGGATATTTAGTGAAACTAAAGCAATTAAAGGGAAAATTTAAGCAGTTGGAAAATGATTATGCTTCCGTTACCCATCAAATCAAAAACTTAGTAGCTCTTGGCCATGATGTTCAATTACACGTTCATCCACACTGGGAGGATGCTTATTACAACGGTAGCGAGTGGTCGATGGATGTGAGCAGGTATAAAATTTCCGATTTCTCTGATGAAGAAGCTGAGCAAATAATTTTGAAATATGCAGATGAGCTTTTGCAGGTAACACAAAAACCACTTCATACATTTAGAGCCGGAGGTTGGTGTATACAGCCATTTGCAAAATTTAGAAATGCGTTGAGTAAGATTGGTGTAAAGATAGATTCAACAGTATATAAAGGAGGAAAACAGGTGCTTGCCAATTATAATTATGATTTTACAAATTGCCCAGATATGCACGAATGGAGGTTTTCGAACGATGTAACTGTGGAAGATAAAAATGGCGACTTTCTAGAGCTTCCTATTTATTCGGAAAAGATAGCTCCATTTTTCTTTTGGAAACTTTTTTTGTTGGGAAGGTTAAATCCAAAGGAGCACAAGTCAATAGGAGATGGGTATTCTATTTCTGTAAAAGGCTATAGAAAAAAAATGCTTACACAATTCACTCTTAATTGTGCAAATATTGAAGGATATTTTGCTTCACTGTTAGAAAAGCAGTCTGAAAATGCAGAAAAGAAAGGTGTTGCAAATATGGTTGTAATTGGTCATCCAAAAGCACTAACACATTATTCATTAAAAAAATTGGACGAATATTTGCAAAACAATATTCGCAAATACAACTTTACTACCTTTAGTCAACAATTTTTTAAGTAA
- a CDS encoding AAC(3) family N-acetyltransferase codes for MKERIYSILKLFFPFVLVYGKRLKKYIRRRRLHKQELLGNVVSQKQLEEDLAAIGLQKGDSVIVHSSLRKIGVVQGGAQAVIDALLNVLTPNGTLLCPTSTANKLYKHYLEENPVFDVRNTPSLYGTITETFRKMPGVKRSIHPTESVAAKGPLASYFVEEHFNQLTPYNDKSPFYKLCLKNGKILLLGVKVEVCINLHVVEDLLPSYMPDVYYPKNFKANVIDYEGVRHTVDTKVHDPKYAYIRKPNSLQRYFDEAGIIKHGKIGNADAMLIDANEMLQCMIRIFNERGITMYSPNGISK; via the coding sequence ATGAAAGAAAGGATTTACTCAATTCTTAAGTTGTTTTTTCCTTTTGTGTTGGTATATGGTAAACGATTAAAAAAATACATAAGGCGTAGGAGACTTCATAAACAAGAACTGTTAGGAAATGTAGTTTCTCAAAAGCAATTAGAGGAAGATCTTGCGGCAATAGGTTTGCAAAAGGGCGATTCTGTTATAGTTCATAGCAGCTTGCGAAAAATAGGTGTAGTGCAAGGGGGGGCGCAAGCTGTAATTGATGCATTGTTGAATGTACTTACTCCAAATGGAACATTGTTATGTCCAACATCTACAGCTAATAAACTATATAAACATTATTTGGAAGAGAATCCTGTGTTTGATGTTCGCAATACTCCTTCTTTATACGGTACAATTACAGAAACTTTTAGGAAAATGCCTGGGGTAAAGCGAAGTATACATCCCACAGAGTCTGTTGCAGCCAAGGGGCCTTTGGCTTCGTATTTTGTAGAGGAACATTTTAATCAACTTACACCTTATAACGATAAGTCGCCATTCTATAAATTGTGTTTAAAGAATGGAAAGATATTATTGCTTGGTGTAAAAGTTGAAGTCTGTATCAATTTACACGTTGTAGAAGATTTACTTCCTAGTTACATGCCGGATGTTTATTATCCTAAAAACTTTAAGGCAAACGTGATTGATTACGAAGGAGTGCGGCATACAGTTGATACCAAAGTTCATGATCCTAAATATGCTTATATTAGAAAGCCAAATTCGTTACAGCGTTATTTTGATGAGGCAGGAATAATAAAACATGGTAAAATTGGCAATGCAGATGCAATGCTTATTGATGCCAATGAAATGTTGCAATGCATGATTCGGATTTTTAATGAAAGGGGAATTACGATGTATTCTCCCAATGGCATTAGTAAGTAG